The Halorientalis sp. IM1011 genome window below encodes:
- a CDS encoding DUF2304 family protein encodes MLATGSPFQATGLDSPTLTAVLVAVALLTFLWGFRRYRRSFSKTEFGVATAIAAGTLVIAVFPDLFNALGNVLRIERRPLVISLVATVLLMALVLYVIGRLREQQLTIAELTRSLTVDQADIHGDGERTVYVVIPAYNEADSVQSVVDSLPETVRGYEVVPLVVSDGSSDATARRAGKTDAAVVEHPINQGQGGALKTGFEIARENGADVVVTIDADGQHPIDQLDNLIGPIVDDDADYVVGSRYIGTDRSGNGPVRQVGIRTFTWLINLLTDMEISDCTNGFRAIRGSRLDDLTLTEEQFSAPELLIEARKNGLRIREIPVTIAEREHGESKKPKVRYALGLMRTILVTWIR; translated from the coding sequence ATGTTGGCCACTGGGTCGCCCTTTCAGGCCACCGGCCTCGACAGCCCGACGCTGACGGCCGTGCTGGTGGCCGTCGCCCTCCTGACCTTCCTCTGGGGGTTCAGACGCTACCGGCGTAGTTTCTCGAAGACGGAGTTCGGCGTGGCGACGGCCATCGCGGCCGGCACGCTGGTGATCGCAGTCTTTCCCGACCTGTTCAACGCGCTCGGGAACGTTCTGCGGATCGAGCGGCGGCCGCTGGTCATCTCGCTGGTGGCCACCGTCCTGCTGATGGCGCTCGTGCTGTACGTCATCGGCCGGCTTCGCGAACAGCAGCTCACGATCGCCGAACTCACCCGGAGTCTCACCGTGGATCAGGCCGATATCCACGGTGACGGGGAACGAACGGTCTACGTCGTCATCCCGGCGTACAACGAGGCCGACAGCGTCCAGTCGGTCGTGGACTCCCTGCCAGAGACGGTCCGAGGGTACGAGGTCGTGCCGCTGGTCGTCTCGGACGGCTCCTCGGACGCGACCGCTCGCCGGGCCGGCAAGACCGACGCGGCGGTCGTCGAACACCCGATCAACCAGGGGCAGGGCGGCGCGCTGAAGACGGGCTTCGAGATTGCGCGGGAGAACGGGGCGGACGTGGTGGTCACCATCGACGCCGACGGCCAGCACCCGATCGATCAGCTCGACAACCTGATCGGGCCGATCGTCGACGACGACGCCGACTACGTCGTCGGCTCGCGCTACATCGGGACCGACCGCTCGGGCAACGGCCCCGTCAGGCAGGTCGGCATCCGGACGTTCACGTGGCTGATCAACCTGCTCACGGACATGGAGATCAGCGACTGCACGAACGGGTTCCGGGCGATCCGTGGGTCGCGACTCGACGACCTGACGCTGACCGAAGAGCAGTTCAGCGCACCGGAACTGCTCATCGAGGCGCGCAAGAACGGGCTGCGTATCCGGGAGATCCCGGTCACGATCGCCGAGCGGGAACACGGCGAGAGCAAGAAGCCGAAGGTCAGGTACGCGCTGGGGCTGATGCGGACGATCCTCGTGACCTGGATCCGCTAG
- a CDS encoding ATP-binding protein, which translates to MELVPAVDPVFVAYIAAFAVAAVGCFASVGRVTRIEDTDTRRGLVALLVTSGGWALAHVGFLLAPTEPLKQGFYLVGLVVGFATVGPWLYFCSAYTNRSLHRDVSLRRVAVGVFLAIVAVKLTNPVHGLYFSATPTATPFPHLAVTHEPLHWIVMGLSYALAIVGAFMLFEYFAQVGYDTTPLLALVGATGLPIVFDIVGFATPYLIDITYEPLGVAVFAVGVAFVYLDRFRSVQLAGSHDDPIIVVDDADRIRDYNDRAGDRFPELRGDVLGDPLWTIVPDVTDALDSGEGIVERASDDGVRYYQVSESPFAAGQATLGRLIVFTDITERERYRRELERQNERLDRFAGMVSHDLRNPLNVAMSRLELARNSRDDENLRTASQALDRMETMIRDVLALARHGQPIDETESVTLSGLARQSWRMVDAGEATLQVDGDLTFTADATRLQHLLENLFRNSLEHGGEDVTIRVGALADGTGFFVEDDGPGIPAEERESVFESGYSTADDGTGFGLAIVDEVVDAHDWERTLTESEAGGVRIEITGV; encoded by the coding sequence ATGGAGCTGGTTCCGGCCGTCGATCCCGTATTCGTCGCCTACATCGCGGCGTTCGCTGTGGCGGCGGTGGGCTGTTTCGCCAGCGTGGGCCGGGTCACCCGGATCGAGGACACGGACACGCGACGCGGTCTCGTGGCGCTACTCGTCACGAGCGGTGGCTGGGCACTCGCGCACGTGGGCTTCCTGCTCGCGCCGACCGAACCACTGAAACAGGGCTTCTATCTCGTCGGACTCGTCGTCGGGTTCGCGACCGTCGGTCCGTGGCTGTACTTCTGCTCGGCGTACACCAATCGGTCGCTGCACCGCGACGTGAGCCTCCGCCGCGTCGCGGTCGGCGTGTTTCTGGCGATCGTGGCGGTGAAGCTCACGAACCCGGTCCACGGGCTGTATTTCTCCGCGACGCCGACCGCGACGCCGTTTCCCCATCTCGCGGTCACGCACGAACCGCTCCACTGGATCGTGATGGGGCTGTCGTACGCGCTCGCGATCGTCGGGGCGTTCATGCTCTTCGAGTACTTCGCACAGGTCGGGTACGACACGACGCCGCTGCTGGCGCTCGTCGGCGCGACGGGGCTGCCCATCGTGTTCGACATCGTGGGCTTTGCGACGCCGTATCTCATCGACATCACCTACGAACCGCTCGGCGTGGCCGTCTTCGCCGTCGGTGTCGCCTTCGTCTACCTCGACCGGTTCCGGTCGGTCCAGTTGGCCGGCAGTCACGACGATCCGATCATCGTCGTCGACGACGCGGATCGTATTCGCGACTACAACGACCGGGCAGGGGACCGCTTCCCGGAACTGCGGGGGGACGTGCTCGGCGACCCGCTCTGGACGATCGTCCCGGACGTGACGGACGCGCTCGACTCCGGGGAGGGGATCGTCGAGCGGGCCAGCGACGACGGCGTCCGGTACTATCAGGTCTCGGAGAGTCCCTTCGCCGCTGGCCAGGCGACCCTGGGGCGACTGATCGTCTTTACTGACATCACGGAGCGGGAGCGATACAGGCGGGAACTGGAACGGCAGAACGAGCGGCTGGATCGGTTCGCCGGGATGGTCAGTCACGACCTCCGGAACCCGCTCAACGTGGCGATGTCTCGTCTGGAACTGGCCCGCAACAGTCGCGACGACGAGAACCTGCGGACGGCCAGTCAGGCGCTCGATCGGATGGAGACGATGATCCGGGACGTGCTGGCACTGGCCCGCCACGGCCAGCCGATCGACGAGACGGAATCGGTGACGCTGTCCGGCCTCGCGCGTCAGTCCTGGCGCATGGTCGACGCCGGCGAGGCAACCCTCCAAGTCGATGGCGACCTGACGTTCACGGCGGACGCGACCCGCCTCCAGCACCTGCTGGAGAACCTCTTCCGCAACTCACTGGAACACGGCGGCGAGGACGTGACGATCCGCGTGGGGGCACTCGCCGACGGGACGGGCTTTTTCGTCGAAGACGACGGGCCGGGGATCCCGGCCGAGGAGCGGGAGTCGGTCTTCGAGAGCGGCTACTCGACGGCCGACGACGGGACCGGATTCGGGCTGGCGATCGTCGACGAGGTCGTCGACGCCCACGACTGGGAGCGCACGCTGACCGAGAGCGAGGCTGGCGGCGTCCGAATCGAGATCACTGGCGTGTGA
- a CDS encoding sulfatase-like hydrolase/transferase — protein sequence MQDVVLLTADSVRRDFVDAMPFVSDHEVLTGVTAGHYTRPSLAALQSSRLRASVQSRVVGPTIAEAFSEAGYTTIGLVPTAQADPAFGFDDGFDHYDNYMSGSGNAASNRRSSLREYLGSFDIVRQVYRRVYPMEANMDDLPEDDEVVDEAIERFNDADGPRFLWVHQMESHRPYGTGEDAIPSAIDRKAEASGGRHWFGSSEVTDAERGIITSAYRDALGRVDDRIERVLTEIDSEDPIFAFAADHGDEFGEEEYYYHQGYRRRVPDTVIRVPVVLDGVETTGDRLSLLDIGPTLAAGVGIDAPDAWQGTDLTEAATEEAVTVAPWHEKATVAWQDFERKLIARDADVSMTEGGEEVAVDRTEVSDEVERQLQDLGYADAG from the coding sequence ATGCAAGACGTCGTACTGCTGACCGCGGACTCGGTTCGTCGGGACTTCGTCGACGCCATGCCCTTCGTCTCCGATCACGAGGTGCTGACTGGCGTGACTGCAGGCCACTACACGCGGCCGAGTCTGGCGGCGCTGCAGTCCTCGCGGCTGCGTGCGTCGGTCCAGTCGCGGGTCGTCGGGCCGACGATCGCCGAGGCGTTCAGCGAGGCGGGCTATACGACCATCGGGCTGGTGCCGACGGCACAGGCCGATCCGGCCTTCGGGTTCGACGACGGCTTCGACCACTACGACAACTACATGTCCGGGTCGGGCAACGCCGCGTCGAACCGGCGGAGCAGTCTCCGGGAGTATCTCGGCTCGTTCGACATCGTCCGGCAGGTGTACCGCCGGGTCTATCCGATGGAGGCCAACATGGACGACCTGCCCGAAGACGACGAGGTGGTCGACGAGGCCATCGAGCGGTTCAACGACGCCGACGGGCCCCGGTTCCTCTGGGTCCACCAGATGGAGAGCCACCGACCCTACGGCACCGGTGAGGACGCGATTCCCTCTGCGATCGACCGCAAGGCCGAGGCGTCGGGCGGTCGCCACTGGTTCGGCTCCTCGGAGGTGACCGACGCGGAACGCGGGATCATCACGTCGGCCTACCGCGACGCGCTGGGTCGGGTCGACGACCGGATCGAGCGCGTCCTCACGGAGATCGACAGCGAGGACCCGATCTTCGCCTTCGCCGCCGACCACGGTGACGAGTTCGGCGAGGAGGAGTACTACTACCACCAGGGGTACCGCCGGCGGGTGCCCGACACGGTGATCCGGGTGCCAGTCGTTCTCGACGGGGTCGAGACGACCGGCGACAGGCTGAGTCTGCTGGACATCGGGCCGACGCTGGCGGCCGGGGTTGGGATCGACGCGCCCGATGCCTGGCAGGGGACGGACCTGACCGAGGCGGCGACCGAGGAAGCGGTGACGGTCGCGCCCTGGCACGAGAAAGCGACGGTCGCGTGGCAGGACTTCGAGCGGAAACTGATCGCCCGGGACGCAGACGTGTCGATGACGGAGGGCGGCGAGGAGGTGGCGGTCGACCGGACGGAGGTGTCCGACGAGGTCGAACGCCAGTTGCAGGATCTGGGGTACGCGGACGCGGGGTGA